The Herbiconiux sp. SALV-R1 nucleotide sequence CTCGAGGTGGGGACGCGTCCGCGAGGGCGGCTGAAGGTCTTCATCCGCGCACAGCTGCCCCTGCTCGTCGGCACGGTGTTCGTGGTGGCGCTGACGGCGCTGCCCATCCCGGTCGACGTCGGTTCGCCGTTGTTGCTCAGTGGGCTGGCGGTCGTGCTCGCCGCCTCGGTGCTGGTGCTCGCGGTGCCGTGGGAGCGGCTGCCCGCCATCGCGATGATCGGTGTTCCCCTGCTCGACGTCGTGGGGGTCGCGCTCATCCGCGCCGAGCTGCTCCCCGTGCTGCCGTCGGCGGGCATGCTGTCGATCTTCCCGGTGCTGTGGCTCGCCTTCGCGTTCGGGCGGCGAGGCATCGTGGTGGCCGTTCTCGCGACGGTGTTCATCACGAGCTTCCCGTTCGTGTACCGTCACGACGCACCCGACGACCTCCTCGACTGGGCGAACGTCGTCACCCTTCCTGTGCTCATCGTGGGCGTCGCGCTCGTGGTGAACTTCGCATCCGCTCAGCTGCGACGCAGTCGCCGGCGGCTGGTCGAGGCGAACGAGGCGCTCACGGAGGCGCTCGCCCGCTCGCAGGACGAGGCACTGCTGTCGCGGGCCATCCTCGACACGGTCAGCACGGGGGTGGCGTTCTTCGACGCATCGAACCGGCTGACGCTGTCGAACCGGCACGCCCAGGAGTTCGCGTCCCTGGTCGGCTTCGAGCTCGGCAGGCCGCCGTACTCGGGCGACCGGGTGCTGAGCGCCGACCGCAGCTCGCCGATCCCGCCCGACGAGCAGATCGTGCCTCGGGCGCTGCGCGGCGAGACGCTCGTCGACCATGTGGAGTGGGTGGGGCCGCCCGATCGGCAGCGGGCGATCGTCGCGTCGTCGTCGCGGGTGCGGCGTGCCGACGGGGAACTCCTGGGCACGGTGATCGTGGCGTACGACATCACGGAGCTGGCGCACGCGATCGA carries:
- a CDS encoding ATP-binding protein, with amino-acid sequence MPLLEVGTRPRGRLKVFIRAQLPLLVGTVFVVALTALPIPVDVGSPLLLSGLAVVLAASVLVLAVPWERLPAIAMIGVPLLDVVGVALIRAELLPVLPSAGMLSIFPVLWLAFAFGRRGIVVAVLATVFITSFPFVYRHDAPDDLLDWANVVTLPVLIVGVALVVNFASAQLRRSRRRLVEANEALTEALARSQDEALLSRAILDTVSTGVAFFDASNRLTLSNRHAQEFASLVGFELGRPPYSGDRVLSADRSSPIPPDEQIVPRALRGETLVDHVEWVGPPDRQRAIVASSSRVRRADGELLGTVIVAYDITELAHAIEIREEFLSTVSHELRTPLTNVTGYLELLADALEAPGAPGPVDPAARGYLDVVARNAELLRRRIDELLAATESTLPPVKRPTNLTELLRGAASAARRVADAKEQTVELRQHTDAECVIDLDPERIARALREVVDNAVKFSAPGTTIGISHDCADGRATISITDQGVGMGRAEQTRIFDRFYRTPYARRHAVQGFGLGLTLARSIIASHDGSIAVQSDPASGTTMTITLPHAAPRGSTG